One genomic segment of Streptomyces sp. NBC_00239 includes these proteins:
- a CDS encoding ABC transporter permease — protein sequence MAARPAARRAADSAPEPESGPAAAAGSGARRPRAVAPWVRTRLRSAPGAALAFGTLVLITAFLAAGLPRAVDAYETDGLRRDIAAAPPADSTLELLAPQPGLEIPPFTREAMLRPKALGQTAQAALGALPDPVRADRAQSAYGVRSTGDLIGSDRWLPRPDAVPPRFTLYAQSGLAAHATVSAGRLPAASEEVTTGTKEVEAAATEETARTMRLRAGSVVHLGGDGFGADMTVRITGIVRPRQPEGSYWSADTMLRTPGMGSIPGGEKPSLFWEAGLLLAPGAAPALLGPELAAQPERYWHFAPDTSRLTARDTDALTARVASIEGGPELLRLRRVAGDTATVKTGLEDIVARHVAMRRTIDQLVAVAAFGIGSVAAVVLAMAGGLAVSRRAAELALLRSRGGSLAGIGRRLLGETAVIALPAAAVGLWLAVLAVPEARLLPAVLGASATALLGCAVLPLRAVVRHRTPQTRGGRADLVRARPSRRRTVAELTMLVLAVGSVVALRRRGTADAGDLLVTAAPVLVGLIAAVVLVRLYPLPLRWVARPAGRLRGAIAFLSLARAGRSSATGALPVLALLVALTTAAFGGSVLAGVSDTRDRAATLTTGADARVASRGEVAPLPAGTDRIVRAVPGVREVTPVRVDRMARLYAGGVTQGKGLTVVAVEPQSYARLAGRLGVGAFPAPALGGTGKVVDAIASPDVAQRLGRAPRRLSVQGGDITVRITQVRAHTPAVSGSGFLLVDAARLKPQPPTTLLVTGPVTGPALRTALRERGADLAVDLRTEARAKLTDSPLQKGAARIYAAAVAAGAGYAVIALVLSLLQTSRERATLLARLRTMGLTTRQGRQLLGLEALPQALLAAGGGLLVGWITVQLLAPGIDLARLALAAAPGLATVDDAVLHTDFWSLVLPAVGVVVLAGAVATGQAWWAGRRGSITELRAGDMP from the coding sequence ATGGCAGCCCGACCTGCTGCACGCCGTGCCGCCGATTCCGCACCCGAGCCGGAATCCGGACCGGCAGCCGCCGCCGGATCCGGCGCGCGCCGACCGCGCGCGGTCGCGCCCTGGGTGCGGACCCGGCTGCGCTCGGCCCCCGGCGCCGCCCTCGCCTTCGGCACGCTCGTCCTGATCACCGCCTTCCTCGCGGCCGGACTGCCGCGGGCCGTCGACGCGTACGAGACCGACGGGCTGCGCCGGGACATCGCCGCCGCCCCGCCCGCCGACAGCACGCTGGAACTGCTCGCTCCGCAGCCCGGCCTGGAGATTCCGCCGTTCACCCGCGAGGCCATGCTGCGCCCCAAAGCCCTCGGGCAGACGGCGCAGGCCGCCCTGGGCGCCCTGCCCGACCCGGTCCGCGCCGACCGCGCGCAGTCGGCGTACGGGGTGCGCAGCACCGGCGACCTGATCGGCAGCGACCGCTGGCTGCCGCGGCCGGACGCCGTGCCGCCCCGCTTCACCCTGTACGCGCAGTCCGGCCTCGCCGCGCACGCCACCGTCAGCGCCGGCCGGCTGCCCGCCGCCTCCGAGGAGGTGACGACCGGAACCAAGGAGGTGGAGGCGGCCGCCACCGAGGAGACCGCCCGCACCATGCGGCTCAGGGCAGGCTCGGTGGTGCACCTCGGCGGCGACGGCTTCGGCGCCGACATGACCGTACGGATCACCGGGATCGTCCGGCCTCGGCAGCCCGAGGGCTCCTACTGGTCGGCCGACACGATGCTGCGCACCCCGGGCATGGGCTCCATACCGGGCGGAGAGAAGCCGTCCCTGTTCTGGGAGGCCGGGCTGCTGCTCGCGCCCGGCGCCGCGCCCGCGCTGCTCGGCCCCGAGCTGGCGGCCCAGCCGGAGCGCTACTGGCACTTCGCACCCGACACGAGCCGGCTGACCGCCCGGGACACGGACGCCCTCACCGCCCGCGTCGCCTCCATCGAGGGCGGGCCCGAACTGCTGCGGCTGCGCCGGGTCGCCGGTGACACGGCGACCGTGAAGACCGGGCTGGAGGACATCGTCGCCCGCCACGTGGCCATGCGCCGGACCATCGACCAGCTGGTGGCCGTGGCCGCCTTCGGGATCGGCTCGGTCGCCGCGGTGGTCCTGGCCATGGCGGGCGGCCTCGCCGTCTCCCGCCGCGCCGCCGAACTCGCCCTGCTGCGCTCGCGCGGCGGCTCCCTCGCCGGCATCGGACGCCGGCTGCTCGGCGAGACCGCCGTGATCGCGCTGCCCGCCGCGGCCGTCGGGCTGTGGCTCGCCGTCCTCGCGGTGCCCGAGGCCCGGCTGCTGCCGGCCGTCCTGGGAGCGTCCGCCACGGCGCTGCTCGGCTGCGCGGTGCTGCCGTTGCGCGCCGTGGTCCGCCACCGCACCCCGCAGACCCGCGGCGGGCGGGCCGACCTGGTCAGGGCCCGGCCGAGCCGGCGCCGCACGGTCGCCGAACTGACCATGCTGGTCCTGGCCGTCGGCTCCGTCGTGGCGCTGCGCCGCCGCGGCACCGCCGACGCCGGCGACCTGCTCGTGACCGCCGCGCCGGTACTCGTCGGGCTGATCGCCGCGGTGGTCCTGGTCCGGCTGTACCCGCTGCCGCTGCGCTGGGTGGCCCGCCCGGCCGGCCGGCTGCGCGGTGCGATCGCCTTCCTGTCGCTGGCCCGGGCCGGCCGCTCCTCGGCCACCGGAGCGCTGCCCGTGCTCGCCCTGCTGGTCGCCCTGACCACCGCCGCGTTCGGCGGTTCGGTGCTGGCGGGCGTATCTGACACCCGGGACCGGGCCGCGACGCTGACCACCGGCGCGGACGCCCGGGTCGCCTCCAGGGGCGAGGTGGCGCCGCTGCCGGCGGGCACGGACCGCATCGTGCGCGCGGTGCCCGGCGTGCGCGAGGTGACCCCGGTACGCGTGGACCGCATGGCCCGCCTGTACGCCGGCGGAGTCACCCAGGGCAAGGGTCTGACCGTGGTCGCGGTGGAACCCCAGTCGTACGCACGGCTGGCCGGACGGCTCGGCGTCGGGGCGTTCCCCGCCCCGGCCCTCGGCGGCACCGGCAAGGTGGTCGACGCCATCGCCTCCCCCGACGTGGCGCAGCGCCTCGGCCGCGCTCCGCGCCGGCTGTCCGTGCAGGGCGGCGACATCACCGTACGGATCACCCAGGTGCGCGCCCACACCCCGGCGGTGTCCGGGTCCGGGTTCCTGCTGGTGGACGCGGCCCGGCTGAAGCCGCAGCCGCCGACGACCCTGCTGGTCACCGGCCCGGTGACCGGCCCGGCGCTGCGGACGGCGCTGCGCGAGCGGGGCGCGGACCTCGCCGTGGACCTGCGCACAGAGGCCCGTGCGAAGCTCACCGACTCGCCGCTGCAGAAGGGCGCCGCCCGTATCTACGCCGCCGCGGTGGCGGCGGGCGCGGGCTACGCGGTGATCGCGCTGGTGCTGTCACTGCTGCAGACCTCACGGGAGCGGGCCACCCTGCTGGCCAGGCTCCGCACGATGGGCCTGACCACGCGTCAGGGCCGCCAGCTGCTCGGCCTGGAAGCGCTGCCCCAGGCCCTGCTGGCCGCCGGCGGGGGCCTGCTGGTCGGCTGGATCACGGTCCAGCTGCTCGCGCCGGGCATCGACCTCGCCCGGCTGGCGCTGGCCGCCGCGCCCGGGCTCGCCACCGTGGACGACGCCGTGTTGCACACCGACTTCTGGTCGCTGGTGCTGCCCGCGGTGGGCGTGGTGGTGCTGGCGGGAGCGGTGGCCACCGGCCAGGCCTGGTGGGCGGGCCGCCGCGGATCGATCACCGAACTCAGAGCGGGAGACATGCCATGA
- a CDS encoding ABC transporter ATP-binding protein, with the protein MTDTTTVQPSLSELEQRATAHRDRAAYGHDALIACDRLVRIFTTDGVEVQALQGLDLLVRDGELMALVGASGSGKSTLMNILAGLDVPTAGAAKVAGRDLLAMDAKARLAYRRDVVGFVWQQTARNLLPYLTAAQNVALPMQLHGGSRKAAMAARAKELLSMLGVAECADRRPTQLSGGQQQRVAIAVALANSPSVLLADEPTGELDSATGEQVFAAFRRANEELGTTIVIVTHDQAVADEVRRTVAIRDGRTSSEVLRRTEVDEQGQESLVAREYAMLDRAGRLQLPAEYTAALRMEHRVMLELEQDHIGVWPDGAAPQAAAGEPGRADVTGPADAPGPADAPGPAEGA; encoded by the coding sequence ATGACCGACACGACGACCGTGCAACCGAGCCTGAGCGAGCTGGAGCAGCGGGCGACGGCGCACCGGGACCGGGCCGCGTACGGTCACGACGCGCTGATCGCCTGCGACCGGCTGGTCCGCATCTTCACCACGGACGGGGTGGAGGTCCAGGCCCTCCAGGGGCTGGACCTGCTGGTCCGGGACGGCGAACTGATGGCGCTCGTCGGTGCGTCCGGCAGCGGCAAGTCGACGCTGATGAACATCCTGGCGGGCCTGGACGTGCCCACCGCCGGCGCCGCGAAGGTCGCGGGCCGCGACCTCCTCGCCATGGACGCGAAGGCGCGGCTGGCCTACCGGCGGGACGTGGTCGGCTTCGTCTGGCAGCAGACGGCCCGCAACCTGCTCCCCTATCTGACGGCGGCCCAGAACGTGGCGCTGCCGATGCAGTTGCACGGCGGCTCCCGCAAGGCGGCGATGGCCGCACGGGCCAAGGAGCTGCTGTCGATGCTGGGCGTCGCCGAGTGCGCGGACCGCCGCCCCACCCAGCTGTCCGGCGGGCAGCAGCAGCGGGTCGCGATCGCCGTGGCCCTCGCCAACTCCCCGTCGGTGCTGCTGGCGGACGAGCCGACGGGCGAGCTCGACTCGGCGACCGGCGAGCAGGTGTTCGCGGCCTTCCGCCGGGCGAACGAGGAACTCGGCACGACGATCGTGATCGTCACGCACGACCAGGCGGTGGCCGACGAGGTCCGCCGTACCGTCGCGATCCGCGACGGCCGCACCTCGTCGGAGGTGCTGCGGCGCACCGAGGTCGACGAGCAGGGCCAGGAGTCCCTGGTGGCGCGCGAGTACGCGATGCTCGACCGGGCCGGCCGGCTCCAGCTGCCCGCCGAGTACACCGCGGCGCTGCGGATGGAGCACCGGGTGATGCTGGAGCTGGAGCAGGACCACATCGGGGTCTGGCCGGACGGTGCGGCCCCGCAGGCCGCCGCCGGGGAGCCGGGCCGGGCGGACGTGACCGGCCCGGCGGACGCGCCCGGACCCGCCGACGCGCCCGGCCCGGCGGAAGGCGCCTGA
- a CDS encoding response regulator transcription factor: MIRVLLADDQALVRAGFRALLDAQPDIEVTGEAADGAEAVRRARELRPDVVLMDIRMPVLDGLAATRALTADPAAAGVKVVVLTTFELDEYVFEAIRAGASGFLVKDTEPAELLRAVRAVVAGDALLSPGVTRRLIAEFAARSRTPGAAAELDRLTDREREVMALVGIGLSNEEIARRLVVSPLTAKTHVSRAMVKLGARDRAQLVVLAYESGLVRPGWLD; the protein is encoded by the coding sequence GTGATCCGCGTACTGCTCGCCGACGACCAGGCGCTCGTACGGGCCGGGTTCCGGGCGCTGCTCGACGCGCAGCCGGACATCGAGGTGACCGGCGAGGCCGCCGACGGGGCGGAAGCGGTCCGGCGGGCGCGCGAGCTGCGGCCGGACGTGGTGCTGATGGACATCCGGATGCCGGTCCTCGACGGCCTGGCCGCGACCCGCGCGCTGACCGCGGACCCCGCCGCGGCGGGGGTCAAGGTGGTGGTGCTGACCACCTTCGAGCTGGACGAGTACGTGTTCGAGGCGATCCGGGCGGGGGCCTCCGGCTTCCTGGTCAAGGACACCGAGCCCGCCGAACTGCTGCGCGCGGTACGGGCCGTGGTCGCGGGCGACGCGCTCCTGTCCCCCGGGGTGACCCGGCGGCTGATCGCGGAGTTCGCGGCGCGGTCCCGCACGCCGGGCGCCGCCGCGGAGCTGGACCGGCTCACCGACCGGGAACGCGAGGTGATGGCCCTGGTCGGGATCGGTCTGTCCAACGAGGAGATCGCCCGCCGCCTGGTGGTCAGCCCGCTGACCGCGAAGACGCACGTCAGCCGGGCGATGGTGAAGCTCGGCGCCCGCGACCGGGCCCAGCTGGTGGTACTGGCCTACGAGTCCGGACTGGTCCGGCCGGGCTGGCTCGACTGA
- a CDS encoding sensor histidine kinase, whose protein sequence is MDVRHGGPPGTSSGGSTRRGPRGGPGRGARGGSERGPGRGSRGGAPGWRDWERWERPPRAGLPWRSALLVAVIAEAGTGWAEHAQSGRVPLDAAGRALLLLGPALLVLRHRHPVPVVFGVCAVALGYLAAGYPYGPVFLSVAVACLAAVVAGHRRAAWTAVGLLWAGHLLIGHWLYRWLPPAGGGPAPWGWEAGVTAWVLAVLAACEVLRVGREQRARERAERAAAARRRASEERLRIARELHDVLAHSISVINVQAGVGLALLDTDPEQARTALTTIKAASREALGEVRQVLDTLRAPGEAPRAPAPGLDRLPELVEQAAAAGLSVSVDRAPGGRALPPGADLAAFRIVQEALTNIVRHSGSRTARITLAWPPGALELSVADDGPATGADAGGSAGGLVGMRERAAALGGTLEAGPRPDGGFLVTARLPLRGAATDGEDRP, encoded by the coding sequence ATGGACGTACGGCACGGCGGGCCGCCCGGCACGTCATCAGGGGGCAGCACGCGGCGCGGACCGCGGGGCGGACCGGGGCGCGGGGCGCGCGGCGGGTCGGAGCGCGGGCCGGGACGCGGATCGCGGGGCGGGGCGCCCGGGTGGCGGGACTGGGAGCGGTGGGAGCGGCCGCCGCGCGCGGGCCTGCCGTGGCGCTCCGCGCTCCTGGTGGCCGTGATCGCCGAGGCCGGTACGGGCTGGGCGGAGCACGCCCAGTCCGGCCGGGTGCCGCTGGACGCGGCCGGGCGGGCGCTGCTGCTGCTCGGCCCGGCCCTGCTGGTGCTGCGCCACCGGCATCCGGTGCCGGTGGTCTTCGGGGTCTGCGCGGTCGCGCTGGGCTATCTGGCGGCGGGCTACCCGTACGGCCCGGTGTTCCTGAGCGTGGCCGTGGCCTGCCTGGCGGCGGTGGTCGCCGGGCACCGGCGGGCCGCCTGGACGGCGGTGGGGCTGCTGTGGGCGGGGCACCTGCTGATCGGCCACTGGCTGTACCGCTGGCTGCCGCCCGCGGGCGGCGGGCCCGCCCCGTGGGGCTGGGAGGCCGGCGTCACCGCTTGGGTGCTGGCGGTGCTCGCCGCCTGCGAGGTGCTGCGGGTGGGCCGCGAGCAGCGGGCCCGGGAGCGGGCCGAGCGGGCGGCGGCGGCGCGCCGCCGGGCGTCCGAGGAACGGCTGCGGATCGCCCGCGAGCTCCACGACGTCCTGGCCCACAGCATTTCGGTGATCAACGTGCAGGCGGGGGTGGGGCTGGCCCTCCTCGACACCGACCCCGAACAGGCGCGTACCGCGCTCACCACCATCAAGGCGGCCAGCCGGGAGGCGCTGGGCGAGGTCCGGCAGGTCCTGGACACCCTCCGGGCCCCCGGCGAGGCCCCGCGGGCCCCCGCGCCCGGTCTCGACCGGCTGCCGGAACTCGTCGAGCAGGCGGCAGCGGCGGGCCTCAGCGTCTCCGTCGACCGGGCGCCCGGCGGGCGGGCGCTGCCGCCCGGCGCGGACCTCGCCGCGTTCCGGATCGTCCAGGAGGCGCTGACGAACATCGTCCGCCACTCGGGCTCGCGCACCGCCCGGATCACCCTGGCCTGGCCGCCCGGCGCACTCGAACTGAGCGTCGCCGACGACGGGCCGGCCACCGGAGCCGACGCGGGCGGCAGCGCCGGCGGACTGGTCGGCATGCGCGAGCGGGCCGCGGCCCTCGGCGGCACCCTCGAAGCCGGCCCGCGGCCGGACGGCGGCTTCCTGGTGACGGCCCGGCTGCCGCTGCGCGGCGCCGCGACGGACGGGGAGGACCGGCCGTGA
- a CDS encoding SHOCT domain-containing protein, whose protein sequence is MNTLAYDGPGPWILLFPLVWAAVAVAVVTLLRRTGPRGRRGPWGQWGPVRPGYGENGPVTVLGRRFAAGEIDEEEYWRRLSVLEEHFGRAPLDGKSAPS, encoded by the coding sequence ATGAACACCCTCGCGTACGACGGGCCCGGCCCGTGGATCCTGCTCTTCCCGCTGGTCTGGGCGGCCGTCGCGGTCGCCGTCGTCACCCTGCTGCGCCGCACCGGCCCGCGCGGCCGCCGCGGCCCGTGGGGCCAGTGGGGACCGGTCCGCCCCGGGTACGGCGAGAACGGGCCGGTGACGGTCCTGGGACGGCGGTTCGCCGCCGGTGAGATCGACGAGGAGGAGTACTGGCGGCGGCTGTCGGTCCTGGAGGAGCACTTCGGCCGGGCCCCGCTGGACGGCAAGTCCGCCCCGAGCTGA
- a CDS encoding FtsX-like permease family protein, with amino-acid sequence MTGFIFLRAGAHRLLLAAALLAVLLTTCVLAALAAFSGSVGDAALRETLNGRAAVAASLTVSADVPPQRRDAAQQAVVRGTREVFGGLPTTLRKMERSGPYALPRSLQAPADRAGDPDLTHLATLDRSRIRLVAGALPGPAPTDARQPVPVALPEAAAALLKVRPGARIALTERMAGAPLTVLVTGIYKPADTTDAYWQLDPLGGRGVRDVVFTTYGPLLADASVLAAPATPVGTTGWVAAADFSTLTTERIGKLRDAAAGGSVRLHDDPAFAGTSSVATALPQILDRTERALLVARSSLLMVAVQLVLLAGYALLLVARLLSTERAGETSLLRARGASRGRIAGLAAIEAMLLAVPAAVLAPLAAAPLARSFTPGSLGDGSGLRLGVLPPWPVWLVAAGVAACCAVAVVSPALAAAGATIRLRRVRGAALPAPVRAGADIALLLIAGIAYWQLDRQNGSAGGGAVSGDREGDLGIDPVLVAAPALALLAGTVLTLRLLPPAARLAERRAAGGRGLTAALAGWQFSRRPLRGAGPVLLLVLAVAMGMLAIGQGASWDRSQHDQADFRTGASVRVLDSRPAGPGRGGEYATAPGVKAAAPAHRAVTDLSGGRSATVLALDTAHADERLLLRDDLADEPATGVLKSLAPAPEQSRPVLPLPAGTRRLALDVRITDTRGKAGRSADVPAAEIAVMLTDRHGLGYRVDAGRVPADGRPHRITARLDQAAQGVSAAPAGPLELTGLRLTGPATSATAARHRLRVERLLTAPGPGALRPVAVRSGLAWQGGTRLLSYGSDLPENPLTPAASSGAAALDVTYDTGLGSTEDARFTLRTDLVRRGAPERVPAVATDAFLRAAGAKTGADLDVTVAGRELRVKVVEAVRQLPTSPAGSQDAAATGTSGATDGGALLLDLRAVNAALAADGGTGLPATEWWLSTAPGKAGALADALRARTGTEPGQVLVRDETAAELLGDPLGAGPRAALLAVAVAAALLAAVGFAVSAAGSLRERSSEIAVLRALGAPHKGLARMVAAEQGVLIAIGLLAGAALGAALARAVVPLVVLTSQAAAPVPRVLVELPAGQVALLLAGVAAVPLLITAAVAVRRTDPAVSLRHQGEN; translated from the coding sequence GTGACAGGGTTTATTTTTCTGCGCGCTGGTGCGCATCGGCTGCTGCTGGCTGCCGCGCTGCTCGCAGTGCTGCTCACGACGTGTGTGCTCGCGGCGCTCGCCGCGTTCTCCGGATCGGTCGGGGACGCCGCGCTCCGCGAGACGCTGAACGGCCGGGCCGCGGTCGCCGCCTCCCTCACCGTGAGCGCGGACGTGCCGCCGCAACGGCGGGACGCCGCGCAGCAGGCCGTGGTCCGCGGGACCCGGGAGGTCTTCGGCGGGCTGCCGACCACCCTGCGCAAGATGGAGCGTTCGGGCCCGTACGCCCTGCCGAGGTCGTTGCAGGCGCCCGCCGACCGGGCCGGCGACCCCGACCTCACGCACCTCGCCACACTGGACCGCTCGCGGATCCGGCTGGTGGCCGGCGCGCTGCCCGGCCCCGCCCCGACGGACGCCCGGCAGCCGGTCCCCGTCGCTCTGCCCGAGGCCGCCGCCGCACTGCTGAAGGTCCGTCCCGGCGCCCGGATCGCGCTCACCGAGCGGATGGCCGGCGCCCCGCTGACCGTGCTGGTCACCGGCATCTACAAGCCGGCCGACACCACCGACGCCTACTGGCAGCTGGACCCGCTCGGCGGCCGCGGCGTGCGCGACGTGGTGTTCACGACGTACGGCCCGCTGCTCGCCGACGCCTCGGTGCTCGCCGCGCCCGCCACTCCCGTGGGCACCACCGGCTGGGTGGCCGCCGCCGACTTCTCGACGCTGACCACGGAGCGGATCGGGAAGCTGCGCGACGCCGCCGCCGGCGGGTCGGTGCGCCTCCACGACGACCCCGCCTTCGCGGGCACCTCGTCGGTGGCCACCGCGCTGCCGCAGATCCTGGACCGCACCGAACGGGCCCTGCTCGTGGCCCGCTCCAGCCTGCTCATGGTCGCCGTCCAGCTGGTCCTGCTGGCCGGCTACGCGCTCCTGCTGGTGGCCCGGCTCCTCAGCACCGAACGCGCCGGCGAGACCAGCCTGTTGCGTGCCCGCGGCGCCTCCCGCGGGCGGATCGCGGGACTCGCCGCGATCGAGGCGATGCTGCTGGCGGTACCCGCCGCGGTGCTCGCCCCGCTCGCCGCCGCGCCGCTGGCCCGCTCCTTCACCCCCGGCTCACTGGGCGACGGCTCCGGGCTGCGGCTCGGCGTACTGCCGCCCTGGCCGGTGTGGCTGGTCGCCGCGGGCGTCGCGGCCTGCTGCGCCGTCGCGGTGGTCTCCCCCGCGCTGGCCGCGGCGGGCGCGACGATCCGGCTGCGGCGGGTGCGCGGTGCGGCGCTGCCCGCGCCGGTACGGGCCGGAGCCGACATCGCACTGCTGCTGATCGCGGGCATCGCCTACTGGCAGCTCGACCGGCAGAACGGCAGCGCCGGCGGCGGGGCCGTCAGCGGGGACCGCGAGGGCGATCTGGGCATCGACCCGGTGCTGGTCGCCGCGCCCGCGCTGGCCCTCCTCGCGGGCACCGTGCTGACCCTGCGTCTGCTGCCGCCCGCGGCCCGGCTCGCCGAGCGGCGGGCGGCGGGCGGCCGGGGACTGACGGCCGCCCTCGCCGGCTGGCAGTTCAGCCGCCGGCCGCTGCGCGGGGCCGGACCGGTCCTGCTGCTGGTCCTCGCGGTGGCGATGGGCATGCTGGCCATCGGCCAGGGCGCTTCGTGGGACCGCTCGCAGCACGACCAGGCCGATTTCCGTACCGGCGCCTCGGTGCGGGTGCTCGACAGCCGCCCCGCCGGACCGGGCCGCGGCGGCGAGTACGCCACCGCGCCGGGCGTGAAGGCGGCCGCGCCCGCGCACCGCGCGGTCACCGACCTGTCCGGCGGCCGGTCCGCGACCGTGCTCGCGCTCGACACGGCGCACGCGGACGAGCGGCTGCTGCTGCGCGACGACCTCGCCGACGAGCCCGCGACCGGGGTTCTGAAGTCGCTCGCGCCCGCCCCTGAGCAGTCCCGGCCGGTGCTGCCGCTGCCCGCCGGGACCCGGCGGCTCGCCCTCGACGTACGGATCACCGACACGCGGGGGAAGGCCGGCCGGTCCGCCGACGTGCCCGCGGCCGAGATCGCCGTGATGCTGACGGACCGCCACGGCCTCGGCTACCGGGTCGACGCCGGGCGGGTGCCCGCCGACGGCCGGCCGCACCGCATCACCGCCCGCCTCGACCAAGCCGCCCAGGGCGTGAGCGCCGCCCCCGCGGGCCCCCTCGAACTGACCGGCCTGCGCCTCACCGGCCCGGCCACCTCCGCCACGGCCGCGCGGCACCGGCTGCGCGTGGAGCGGCTGCTCACCGCCCCCGGGCCGGGGGCGCTGCGCCCGGTGGCGGTGCGTTCCGGGCTCGCCTGGCAGGGCGGCACCCGCCTCCTGTCGTACGGGTCCGACCTCCCGGAGAACCCGCTGACCCCGGCCGCGTCGTCGGGCGCCGCCGCGCTGGACGTCACGTACGACACCGGGCTCGGGTCCACCGAGGACGCGCGGTTCACGCTGCGGACGGACCTGGTGCGCCGCGGCGCACCGGAGCGCGTCCCGGCGGTCGCCACCGACGCGTTCCTGCGCGCGGCCGGGGCGAAGACCGGCGCGGACCTCGATGTGACGGTGGCCGGGCGGGAGCTGCGCGTGAAGGTGGTCGAGGCGGTCCGGCAGCTGCCGACCTCCCCGGCCGGCTCGCAGGACGCGGCGGCCACCGGCACGTCGGGGGCCACCGACGGCGGCGCCCTGCTGCTCGACCTGCGGGCCGTCAACGCGGCCCTGGCCGCGGACGGCGGCACCGGCCTGCCCGCCACCGAGTGGTGGCTGAGCACGGCGCCCGGCAAGGCCGGCGCCCTCGCGGACGCCCTGCGGGCGCGCACCGGAACCGAACCCGGCCAGGTCCTCGTACGTGACGAGACCGCCGCCGAGCTGCTCGGCGACCCGCTCGGCGCCGGACCGCGCGCCGCGCTGCTGGCCGTGGCGGTCGCCGCCGCCCTGCTCGCCGCGGTCGGCTTCGCGGTGAGCGCGGCCGGCTCACTGCGGGAACGTTCCTCCGAGATCGCGGTGCTGCGCGCCCTGGGCGCGCCCCACAAGGGCCTCGCCCGGATGGTGGCCGCCGAGCAGGGCGTCCTGATCGCGATCGGACTGCTGGCGGGGGCCGCACTGGGCGCGGCACTGGCCCGGGCCGTCGTACCGCTGGTCGTGCTGACCTCGCAGGCCGCCGCACCCGTGCCCCGGGTCCTCGTCGAACTCCCGGCGGGCCAGGTGGCCCTGCTGCTCGCCGGGGTCGCGGCCGTGCCGCTGCTGATCACCGCCGCCGTCGCGGTCCGCCGCACCGATCCGGCGGTCTCGCTCCGCCACCAGGGGGAGAACTGA